One Desulfovibrio desulfuricans DNA window includes the following coding sequences:
- the cooS gene encoding anaerobic carbon-monoxide dehydrogenase catalytic subunit: MESKKRDINDMSIWDDAKSMLAKARADGVETAWDRLDQQTPHCRFCELGTTCRNCVMGPCRISAKAEPGGKLSRGVCGADADVIVARNFGRFIAGGSAGHSDHGRDVIEALEAVVEGRAPGYQIRDEAKLRRIAAELGVATEGRDALDVAADVVDACYSDFGSRRKAVNFLSRVPAKRRELWEKLDITPRGVDREIAEMMHRTHMGCDNDAPNTMLHAARCALADGWAGSMIATELCDVLFGTPKPKMSTANLGVIKKDTVNILVHGHNPVVSEMILDAARDPEMIELAKKNGATGITVAGLCCTGNELLMRQGIPMAGNHLMTELAIVTGAVEVVVVDYQCIMPSLVQVAGCYHTRFIDTAAKARFTGAIHFNFHPENAQEEARKIVRMAVDAFVERDPKRVEIPAEPVSIMTGFSNEAILEALGGSLDPLLDAVKAGTVRGFVGVVGCNNPKIKHDSANVGLMKALIKKDIMVLATGCVTTAAGKAGLLVPEGASMAGPGLQSLCGALGIPPVLHLGSCVDNARILQLCALIANALGVDISDLPVGASSPEWYSEKAAAIGLYAVASGIYTHLGLPPNILGSEKVTDIALNGLEQIVGASFVVNDDPEKAADLLDARIRQKRQGLGLQP; the protein is encoded by the coding sequence ATGGAAAGCAAGAAGCGCGACATCAACGACATGTCCATATGGGATGATGCCAAAAGTATGCTGGCAAAGGCCAGAGCAGATGGCGTAGAAACAGCCTGGGACAGACTGGATCAGCAAACGCCGCATTGCCGTTTTTGCGAGCTTGGCACCACCTGTCGCAATTGCGTTATGGGGCCGTGCCGCATCAGTGCCAAGGCCGAACCTGGTGGAAAACTTTCTCGTGGCGTGTGTGGCGCAGACGCCGATGTGATTGTGGCCCGCAACTTTGGCCGTTTTATCGCTGGCGGCTCTGCTGGGCACTCCGATCACGGACGTGATGTGATCGAGGCTCTGGAGGCAGTAGTGGAAGGCCGCGCCCCCGGCTACCAGATTCGGGACGAGGCCAAACTGCGGCGTATTGCTGCCGAGCTGGGCGTGGCAACAGAAGGGCGCGATGCCCTTGATGTGGCCGCCGATGTGGTGGATGCCTGCTACAGCGATTTTGGCAGCAGGCGCAAGGCGGTCAATTTCCTCTCTCGTGTTCCGGCCAAGCGCCGCGAGCTGTGGGAAAAGCTCGACATCACTCCGCGCGGCGTTGACCGCGAAATAGCCGAAATGATGCACCGCACCCACATGGGCTGCGATAATGATGCGCCCAATACCATGCTGCATGCGGCGCGTTGCGCCCTGGCCGACGGTTGGGCTGGTTCCATGATCGCCACAGAACTGTGCGACGTGCTTTTCGGTACACCCAAACCCAAAATGTCCACCGCCAACCTTGGCGTAATCAAAAAGGACACAGTCAATATCTTGGTGCACGGCCACAATCCTGTGGTGTCCGAGATGATTCTGGACGCAGCTCGCGACCCTGAAATGATCGAGCTTGCCAAAAAGAACGGAGCAACAGGCATCACTGTTGCCGGGTTGTGCTGTACCGGTAATGAGCTGCTCATGCGGCAGGGCATCCCCATGGCAGGCAACCACCTGATGACGGAGCTGGCAATCGTGACCGGCGCTGTGGAAGTTGTGGTAGTGGACTACCAGTGCATCATGCCGAGCCTTGTGCAGGTGGCTGGCTGCTACCACACCCGTTTTATCGACACAGCAGCCAAGGCCCGCTTTACCGGGGCCATCCATTTTAATTTCCATCCCGAAAATGCACAGGAAGAAGCCCGCAAGATCGTCCGCATGGCAGTGGACGCCTTTGTGGAGCGCGACCCCAAGCGTGTGGAAATCCCCGCCGAACCTGTCAGCATCATGACCGGTTTCTCCAACGAGGCCATCCTTGAGGCTCTGGGCGGTTCGCTTGATCCTTTGTTGGATGCCGTCAAGGCTGGCACGGTGCGCGGTTTTGTGGGCGTGGTTGGCTGCAACAATCCCAAGATCAAGCACGATTCGGCCAACGTGGGCCTCATGAAGGCGCTTATCAAAAAAGATATTATGGTTCTGGCCACAGGCTGCGTCACCACAGCGGCGGGCAAGGCCGGGCTGCTGGTGCCCGAGGGCGCTTCCATGGCGGGGCCGGGGCTGCAAAGCCTGTGCGGGGCGCTGGGCATTCCTCCTGTGCTGCACCTCGGCAGTTGCGTGGATAACGCCCGTATCTTGCAGTTGTGCGCGCTGATCGCCAATGCACTGGGCGTGGATATTTCCGATCTGCCCGTGGGCGCGTCCTCGCCGGAATGGTATTCTGAAAAAGCGGCGGCCATCGGACTGTATGCGGTTGCCAGCGGCATTTACACGCATCTGGGCCTGCCGCCCAACATCCTCGGCTCGGAAAAGGTGACGGATATAGCCCTAAATGGTCTGGAACAGATTGTGGGCGCATCCTTTGTGGTCAATGACGATCCCGAAAAGGCGGCTGATCTGCTGGATGCGCGCATCCGGCAGAAGCGGCAGGGCCTTGGCCTGCAACCCTAG